In Lycium ferocissimum isolate CSIRO_LF1 chromosome 7, AGI_CSIRO_Lferr_CH_V1, whole genome shotgun sequence, the sequence CGTGAAAAAGCACAAAtagtacaacaacatacccagtgtattcCCACAACTagggtctggagagggtagagtgtacgcgttgcaccttacccctacctcgtgGAAACACAAAATAGTATCTTGCAAAAATCAGTCTTTCTTGGCATATGATCTTCTAGATATTGCATATCAGAAACCAGAATTGCAGTGAggtaaaaaaatcaaaacacacCTTGACTACTAAAAGAGGTATATGAAGGCTCATATTCTCACAAGTCACAGAGTATACATGACCCTCAAATGAGCCAATGCTAGAGCATTTCAACAAGACTTTAGTTTGTCGTCTACTTTGGTACTGTCTAGGAAGAAAAACGGCGAATCCAAACGCCTTCTTTACAGCGATATTGTACATGATATAAGACGCACTTTGTTTTGACAAGATAACCAGTGTACCACAAACTTGGTCCAAAATCTCCGAATTGTTAAAAGAGTGCAACTAGAACTCCTAACCAGTTATATGCAACATTCATCTACAGAAGTTTCCGCGTCCTCGCTCCTTGTCTTCAGATTCTCCTTGTTCCATTTGTCAGTCTCCAATAAGATAGATCTGATACAAAGAAACATCTGAATGCAAACAGACGGCATAATTTCTTATGGTACCTCTACATTTTGCCTTCCGTCATGACCTTGCTTCTGCTTCCGGGGGGACCACAGGTTCAGGGTTGATTGAAACAGAAACAGCTTCATCGTTGTTACTTACAGTACCTTGTGACCGTTCAACAGTAGGTAGCAGCCACTGCCTTGAATGCTCAACTGAAATCTCGGAACTATCAGAGTTTAGATCCCTGCCAAGCATTGCAGGGCGCCTTTGTTTGTTCTCAATAGATTCCGGTACGGAAAGACGGCAAACTGGACAGGTGGACTGTTTTCTTAGCCATATATCAATACATGAAAGATGAAAACTATGGCCACATTTGGGCATAATTCTCAGAACTTCGTTCTCCTGGTACTCCGATAAGCATATACTGCACCTGTAATTCAAATTGCTTAACCTCATCAATGGACAAACCTATCAAACTTAGGTATGCCAAAAAACTTTATTTTAGTTACAACTTAGAAAATACCAGGCTGGATGAAGACGAGGAAATAGCAGTCTGGCCGGTACAAGTAGATTTATTATAACCTCATTAAAGAATCAGACCAATGGTTTCACTCTAAAACACGATAGGTGCATTCTTTTCATCCTTATAACTATTTTCTGCTAGCTTAGAGAAATAATACATCAGAACATCCATCGCATTTATCACTCCAAATGCACAAGATCAGGGGCGGATTTATAACCTTATTTATGAGGCGCATGAACCCATGGTCTTTCCGCCAAACTAggtattttatgtacatatttccTAGAATTGATTTAATATTATCTGCTGATATCCATGCTCCAAAAAGGCtaaatggtgcacttggttgaatGTATATTTAATTGCCAAATGTTGCACGTAGCACACAGCTCAAACAAATTGTACGGGGTTGCACTTACTGTGTATCTTCTTCCGAGGAGGTGAAAGCCGCGCTGTGAAACTTCATGGTCGGAATTGCAGCAACCACAACTGAGTCAAGCCCGTTAATTCGATGCTCTGGCTGCCAGAATAGGTTTACATTAGTGAATCTGCAGGAAGTTCATAGGAATAACAACTTAAATCATAATTCACAGTTAACTGCTTAGAAGAGATATATCGTCAATTTCAGTGAAGCAATGTGTCGAAAGAACAAATGCCAGTAGCAAAAAGTTATCCACAGACCACAATCCGCTAAATACAATCTTGAAACTGAATGTTCATGATAATTAAGCAGAAGCAACGACTTAATTCAGAATGCAGCCAAATAAAACAACAAATTCTGAAAGAAAAAACATGCATCATGACAAGCAGTCATACAAACTCTTCATATTGACAAGTCAGTCTTGGTTTTGAGTGATTTTCTATCTTTTCTGCAGCTAAAACGATACTCAGATAGTCATTGATACCATAATCTCATTTTCCCACCTTTTGTTCCATGATCACaaaattccccctttttttttttttgataaatctTTGTCAAAACCAGCATTTTTTTGGTAAATCTTTGTCAAAACCAGCAAATCAAACTAGAACAAAGTCTAAGCCATCAAATCCTAAATCATTCTACACAAAACCAAAATGCAATCAACAAATGGACTATGTCTAAACAGTTGTAGTTTTAACACAAAGGGGgccgcgggggggggggggggttccttcCAGGGGGCAGGGGTGGTTGTATCACCCATGATCGCTAATGaaacaaaaatcagaaaaatcttCTTCAATGAATCAACAAACATTGATTaggaactaaaaaaaaaacagtaccACTAATTTAAGCAAAGCTTTACCATTTCAAGATCAATCCCTGATTCAATCTCAAACATTTGCCTTGATTGCCTCCTGCTTATCCTCCCACAAATCAGTCTAGTACAAACAAACACAATAAAAGTTGCACTCATCCCAAAACCTATTATTGTGGTTATCAGATTCATTCCAGACCCAAACATCCCTACCCCACTTTGCTTCTTCaaccaaaattttcaattcaagaatGAGGGAGAAGCAAAATGAAGAACATCTGGTCAAAGAAAGAACCAAGATGAGAAAAAAAGATTATATTTTTCAACGACCAATTATTAGCATAGATCCACCTgaataaaacagaaaaaagcAATAGAGATGGACTCAACAACTAACGAAAggagtacaaataccaacaccACCCAGAATGAGATTCACCTAAAAATccaagctttttttttttttctctcttcaaagaaatgaattaacaaaaagaaaaggtagaagaagaaattaaaaattgCATCCAAATCTGTTTGGGTGGACTCTAAGTTAAAAGAATTAAGACCAAGAATAGGGCCATAAATGGATAGTGTGGATGAGAAAAAGATGTAGACTCTTTcctatttcttttcctttggttTGCTCCCTTGGACTCACATCTCTGTGGGGTCCACGCCAGTCTGGGACCCCTCGTCACCCCATCGCCACGTCACCCTCACCCCCTCATAACTattagtggtcgtttggtgcatgacCAAAATTATCCCGAGATTATAATTTATCCCAtatcttgggattattttataccatctagaATGATATAAAATAGTCTCAGGATAAGTAGTATAAGAAGGTATATTCCAGCTTATATCATGGGATgcattttatactttgtttggtacaaggtataaatttatctcaggataaatttatactttctaCCAAATATGGTacaaaaattagtgctgggatatcccagcttataccttctaccaaacgaccccttaaagtTATTATGAGTTCTTTGATGGGCTTGATAAATTTAGCTCAAACCTTGAATCTGTAGTAAAGAATTTACTTATTTAATAGGCAAACTTACAAATATAATTATCTTCTATGAGTATTTTATCATTTTCGTAGCTTACTTTTAAGTAAAAGTTATGTATTTCGCGTGTATTTGGGCAACAATATTacttttcttatatatttttccTAACTTCTTCTCATTatattttgagtgtattttcGTCATATatgtcatatgtatttggctcatAAGTCTTGTATCCCATATGTATTTGAGCTTCTTATCTTGTACAATGTATTTCGAATGTATTGAAACAGATACAATGACTTCATATACAAGAATGACAAATACGTATACGAAATACACTCGAGCCAAATACGTATGATACAAatgagccaaatacatatggcgaaatacactcaaatacaaggagaagaagctagggaaaatatgtaagaaaagaaaagttgtTGGCCGAGTTCGAACCTAGGCGAGCAGGGTGAGAGCCTCGCCTAATAACCACTTCAGCCACTCCAACTttctatattttggtatagctacgaatggtaatttacaaaatcactgtagctactaaatataaataactttaaaagTAGTTAgtattatcaataattacctcttAGAAAAAGCTACACCAAGTAAAAATTCCTATTTAATAGGTGTAAATAATTTATTCAGAATTCTGTAAACAAAAAAGATTACGATTCAAACCTCATAAGCTAAAAATTATGGCTCCGCCTCTATCTGTCCCTGGTTCTGTTGATATTCAattctactccctccgtctcaatttatatgatggtATTTGAATGgaaacaaagtttaagaaagaaatgaacacttttgaattttgtgatctaaaacaagccaaagaaatttttgtggctagaaatcatttcatttagggtaaaatgagaattttagatTTATATTATTAGTaagactgactaaaaaggaaagagagtcatataaattgggacggaaggtGTAGTATATTAGAGGGCTGAGGAGATTTAGAGAACTTTGGTGGCCTAAAAGGGTATAACCTTTTTAAGGGAAATGATGGAATTGAAAGTTCTCAATTGTAAAAAGAAAGTGGATTCTTAAAGATTCCTTAGTGAAAGAATGACAAAGATTCTGAATTCTCTAGGTGATTTGTTCTCTGCTTTTACTTTCGGCCTTTTGTTGCTTTTTGCTTAAATAGCTCCTGGAGTGTGTTACTACTTTGGGATAATGCCTTCTCTTTTATGTCGTCATTTTTCTACCATTCACTTTATTTAGACAAGCCTGGTGGGAAATTTCTCCACTTTTATTACTCTTTCTGAAAGTGTTATTGTGGGCCAGATTTAAAAGTGAGACTGAATCAGAATCACATCTGAATTGGGTTGggctcataagaagaagaatgttcATTCATTTATGGAGTTATCAGTTATTGTTTGCCCATTTACTGACTTGGCTATTACCTTGTCTGTTTAAATAACTTTAAGTTTCCTCAAGGGACTTCAACAATCAGACACAATTAATCTTATTATATGCCTACTTTTTTAAGTCAATCTCCAATTTAATCTTTATACAGTCAaccttctctataacagcattgtTTGGTCCGAATTTTTTTTGCTGTTATGGAGAATTGCTGTTATACACATATAACAGCAttgatatttaaataatatttcgctGTTAGAGGCAAaaatgatgcataaaatctaatttttcattttttattgtcAAATTATAAGCTTAATCACATTTGTATAATGAAGgaaaatcttttaatgatgaaaatatatgtattcatatgatattttttgtcataaatagtgtattaaatgatctATTTTGGCAAAATCTCTACTCTTATTATTgataatcatagatattctatttttataaagatggttagttattatattaccaaaaaaagaagatagatGTTATATGGGAGGTAATTTTCTGGAAAGAGCGTACtattataaagttggttgttggtgttataggtgaaatgttgttatagagaagtaaaatataacatgaaaaatcgattCCAAAAAAACTTGAATGTTATAGAGAGGTGATGTTATATGCGGatgccgttatagagaggtttgactgtatttaGGACTTTGGTCTAAGCTTGTTAACTCCCTCAGCTTAGTCACAAGGGTTCCAACTTAAGTTGGTGACCACAAGTATGTTTCATGGAGGCATTATCAGTACATAGTGGTGGATGGAGCTCTTGCGCTATGGGTTCAACTAGATCTGTATTTTTATACGAAGCATACACAAAtatgcgaaattttcaaaattgCAACAAACATTATTAGATTCTGAAcctcataattttaaaatttgagttCAAGTAAAAATTATGAACTTTAAAGGCCGAATCCGACAAGCTTAAATCCTGAATCCGGCCTCTAATAATACAACTTATATATAAACCTAAATTGCCACCTTACCCAAGGTCAATTCCGACATTTGTTATTCCCTCCATCCTAATATAGGTATGTGATCTGTTTAGACACAATTATTTACGTAAGAGTTCAGGTTTTATGTTTAATGAAAATGGATATACAAGTGCACATAGAGTTACCTTTTGAATAACTTTTTGTTCTTTTAGTTCCATAACACAACTTTGTAATTGTATACTATTTTGAAGAAAGTG encodes:
- the LOC132064001 gene encoding RING-H2 finger protein ATL64-like — translated: MFGSGMNLITTIIGFGMSATFIVFVCTRLICGRISRRQSRQMFEIESGIDLEMPEHRINGLDSVVVAAIPTMKFHSAAFTSSEEDTQCSICLSEYQENEVLRIMPKCGHSFHLSCIDIWLRKQSTCPVCRLSVPESIENKQRRPAMLGRDLNSDSSEISVEHSRQWLLPTVERSQGTVSNNDEAVSVSINPEPVVPPEAEARS